The DNA window ATAACTGTGCATAAATAAATTAACTGTTATTTTCAAGACAGGTGTAATTGAACAGGAGGTGTAATGAATGTCTCGCAAATGTTATGTGACAGGTAAAACTCAAGGTAGCGGTAACCATGTATCCCACGCAAACAATCGCAATCGTCGCTCTTGGGGCGTGAACGTGCAAAAAGTCCGTATCTTGGTAGACGGTAAACCAAAACGCGTATACGTCAGCACTCGGGCTTTGAAATCCGGTAAACTGACCCGCGTCTAGTGGTGGGAATAAGCATATAGACAAAAAGCACCTTTTTTGATAAGGGTGCTTTTTTGATGTTCACTTATTCCTGTATCACACTTCACAGGGCGAGCGCCGCAAACCTGGATGTTCAAGATCCGCGCACGCCCTATCCGTTTCACCTCTCCAGAGATGACCCTTAGTTTTTGTGAAATGTGTTCAGAACGGCTTTTACAAACCCTCCCAAAAACTTAGGCAGCCTGAATGTGTAAAATTTCATCGTTTACCCTCCCCATCATTCTCATGCCTTCACCCTATTCTATGTCACAAGCCCATTACCCGTGTGTTCTCGTCGCAAAAAAAAGGCTACATGAGAACCCTCTCATGTAACCCATTGTATGCACCGCACTTGATCCCTATTCCACTCAGACAAGTAGAAGAACTTAACAGATTCGAGAAAGTAGGTGCCATTCCTAGATAAAAAAATTAAAGTGGCAAATTAACACTACTACGAATTGCAGCCATGGCTGCACCGCGATCAGCCTGACCAAACACCGCACTACCAGCAACTAGGACATCAGCCCCAGCTTCTACAACAAGCGGTGCTGTGGCAGCGGTGATGCCCCCATCCACTTCAATATGAAAATCTTTGCTGTTCTGCTGCTTCCACTCACGCAGCTCCTTTATTTTGCGTACCGTTCCTGGAATGAATGCTTGCCCTCCAAAACCAGGGTTAACTGTCATCACCAGAACCAGATCAACATCCTCTAGTACCTCACGAATCGCAGACACAGGTGTAGCTGGATTTAAGGCAACACCCGCTTTTACGCCATGCTCTTTAATCATATGCAAGACACGATGCAAGTGTACACAAGCTTCCGCATGAACCGTAATCACTTGGGCTCCTGCTTTGGCGAAAGCAGGAATGTATTGTTCAGGATTTTCTATCATCAAATGTACATCCAGCGGTAGCTTTGTATGGGGGGCGATCGCCTCCATTACAAGCGGTCCAAACGTCAAGTTAGGTACAAAATGACCATCCATGACATCCACATGTAACCAATCGGCTCCCCCGCATTCTACTTCAGCTACTTCTTCCCCAAGCTTAGCAAAATCTGCTGACAAAATAGAAGGTGCAATGATAATGTTCGTCATGAAGTTAATACCTCCGTTTTTTTTCTTTCATTTCTTCATGAAACTGCACGTAATGTTCATAACGGCTTGCAGAAATTTTACCGTCTTCCAGCGCTTGTTTGACTTTGCAACCCGGCTCATGCAGATGACTGCACCCACGGAATTTACAATTTTCAGCATATTGCTGGAATTCTCTGAAGCAAGTAGATAGCTCTTCTACGCCAAGCTCTAGGAAATCAAGCTGACTAAAGCCTGGTGTATCAGCAACATATCCACCGTTATCAAGTTCAATTAGTTCCACATGCCTTGTTGTATGACGACCACGCCCAAGTCTCATGCTGATCTCGCCTGTCTCAAGTGATAGATCAGGCAACATAGCGTTCAACAAAGTGGATTTACCAACGCCCGATTGACCGGAAAATACGCTGATTTCTCCAGCTAAGTAATTTCTGACTTCCGCCGTTCCTAGCCCCGTAATGGAGCTTGTAACGATCACGTCATAACCGATACTCTTATACAATTCAGCGACTTGCTCTGTTACGTCCTTGGCTTGATGCTTCTTATCCTGTGCCAGTAGGTCTTCCTTCGTCAGGCAAATCAGCGTTCGAAGTCCCGAATGTTCAATGTGTACAAGAAACTTGTCCAACAGCTGAAGATTTAGATCAGGTTCTCGCAGGGAGAACAGAAGCACAGCTAACTTTGCGTTTGCTATCGGTGGACGAACCAATTCCGATATCCGCGGCAAAATTTCATCAACCATGCCCTCTCCATTCTCCGTTAAAGAATAGATAACCCGGTCCCCCACAAGGGGGGTTACCCCATCTTTCCGCAGAATCCCCCGTCCCCGACACTGAATATTATCATTTTGAGTTAAATCAGCGGGTTTCACATAATAATATCCGCTTAATGCCTTAACTATTAATCCCTCAGGCATATATGCCGGCCTCACTTTCATGTCTCATCAACCGTTATTCGAATTTCCTTCTACATTTTCTGGATTATAGGAATTGTTATCCGTTCCACCACTGACAGGTAGGTCTGGAATAGGTACTGTCCCCTGTTTTGCATCAAAATACGAAATCGGATAGGTATCTATTAGAATACCATCTCGCTCGACCTTAACTACCCCATTCTTATTCGGAGACAGAATTAGGTCGATGGAAAGATATTGCGGCTTCCCAATGCCTCTTGTTCCCCATTCCCGATTGTCCCCACGTGCATCATCGTAGATGATACGGATTTTACTCTTTTTGCCGTCTTCCGCTGGAGCAACTGGAACCTCAAATGTATAATTAATCGCTTCTGGCGGGTAACCGGAACTAATGGTGAGAATGAATTCAGTTCCCGGAGTCACCATGTCGCCTGCTGCAGTTGGCCACTGCTGGGTCACTTTGCCTGCCTCAACTTCAAAGCTAGGTTCTTGCTTGATTCCGTCTTTAGCAACTTTCAGACCCAGTTGTGCAAGTATTGCTTCTGCTTCCGCTTGAGTCTTCCCAATTAGATTTTGCATTTTCACTTCTTCTTTTCCTTTACTAACCGTTAAGACAACTTGGACTATAGCAGGATCAAATTCTTCATTTGCTGCAGGATTTTGTTCGATAACTTTTCCAGCCTCAATATCGTTGTGAAATTGTTCGTCCTTCTTGATGCTAGCTTGGTCCACACCGCGTTCAATCAACTGTTCGACAGCCTGTTCATAGGTCAAATCATTCAATGAAGGCATTTTTTCGAGTGGCTGGGGGCCTCCAACCATCAGATCAATACTTGATCCTTTCTTAACTGAGGAACCTTCCGGTTTACTTTGGTCGTATACTATTCCTTCTGCTATACCCTCTTTATAGATCCGATCTACCTTACCTACTTCAAGACCCTTCTCACCCAAGGTAGAAATCGCTAACGTTTCCTCCAAGTTGATTACATTCGGAACCGTAACGTCTGGAACAGTTAATGTTGTTTTGACGTACCATACTACGCCTATCATAGCTGCCAACAATAAGACAGTAAGACTAACCCATAAAACAGGCTTACCCCATGAATTCTTCTTTGGCTCATTGTCACGTTCATCGGAGAATTGGGAATCTCTCGATAATTTAGATGAGTTTCCTCCAGAATTTCTTCCCTGTGGCTTAATAGCAGGTATGATACGTGTACTATCCTCATCATCATCATCTACAAAAGCAAGCTTGGACTCCTGACGTCTCTCTGGAAGCAGACAGGTCTCTAAATCACGCAACATTTCTCTTGCCGATTGATACCGTTCATTTGGATTTTTGCGCATCGATTTGAGTATGATGTTCTCCACACTCTGAGGAATCATCGGATTCACTAAGCGTGGTTCCTCGAAATGCTCTTGCAGATGTTTCAGAGCAACACTAATTGGACTCTCGCCTAAGAAAGGCAGGCGTCCTGTTAGCATTTGATAGAGTACAATCCCCAGGGAGTATAGGTCTGATTTCTCTCCAGTCGCTACGCCCTTGGCATGTTCCGGTGAGAAATAGTGTACAGATCCTACGACTGAACCCGTCTGCGTAATTGTTGAAGAAGTAGCCGCGCGAGCAATACCAAAGTCGGTTACCTTCACGCGCCCATTACGTCCAATTAGTATATTATGAGGTTTAATGTCTCGATGTATGATTTGATTATGATGGGCATGATCTAGAGCATCAGCAATTTGCGATGCGATTCGTACCGCCTCTTCAATTTGCAAAGGCGCACGTTCTTTAATAATTTCATTCAGGTTCTGGCCTTCAATATACTCCATTACAATGTAATGAATTTCATCTTCCTGGCCTACGTCGTATACACTAACGATATTAGAATGAGACAATGACGCCGCCGATTGTGCTTCACGGCGGAAACGACGAATAAATTCCTCATCGTTCACAAATTGCTGGCGCAGAACTTTAATGGCCACATTGCGATTCAGTAGAATATCACGCGCTTTATATACAAGCGCCATTCCACCTCCGCCAATTCGTTCAATAATCTGATAACGACCACCCAATTCGTGTCCGATCATGAATTCCACTCCTTTGTGCTTGACCCAGCTTCTTCATGAAATTCCAGTAAGGCGACCGTGATATTGTCATCGCCTCCTGCATTTAGTGCAAGCTGTAGCAGGTCATCCGCTTTCTCTTTGAGAGAGCGTGAATCTGAACCTAGCTTCATGGTCATTTGTTCCGTTGTTACATAATTGCTTAGACCATCACTGCATAAGAGCAGGATATCCCCAAGCTCCAAAGTGAGCGGATCCATATCAACCGTCACCTGTTCATCGGTACCAAGCGCTCTAGTCAGCACATTGCGACGCGGATGAACACTTGCTTCTTCTTCACTAATCTGTTTATTCTTCACAAGTTCGTTGACCAACGAGTGATCATCGGTCAATTGAACCACGTTCCCTTGACGGAACAAATAAGCCCGGCTATCGCCAATGTGGCCGATAATTCCTGCCTGGTTCTTAAGTAGAACAGCAACAACCGTAGTTCCCATGTTGTGATACTCTACATTTTCCTGTGATTTTTGATATACAACTTCATTCGCATGCAAAATAGCTTGTTTCAATGCATTGTCGCAATCTTGTAGAGATAGATCAGCAGGCAGAGTACTTAAATCTTGCACCATCGTCTCCACCGCAAGCTGACTGGCTGTTTCTCCAGCCTGGTGCCCACCCATGCCATCAGCAACGATTCCTAACGTGTAGCCATTCTCTAAAGGAGCTACCCAGGCATTATCCTCATTCACCGAACGAACACGCCCTACATCACTAACATAAACTGTCCTGATCAAACTCCATCACCTCGTACCAGACTCCATATGCTTCGCTCGCAGTTGACCACAAGCGGCGGCAATATCATGTCCTTGCTCACGGCGGATCGTTACATTTATGCCTTTATCCGCCAATATACGCTGAAATTGAAAAATATCATTTCTCGAAGTTCTAACATACTTCCGCTCCGGCACATGGTTTACCGGAATTAAGTTCACATGACAGAGCATGTCCTTCAGCACGTCAGCCAGTTCCTCTGCATGCTCTGGACGGTCATTAACACCTCCAATTAGTGCATACTCAAAGCTAACTCTCCGCCCTGTCTTGGCGATATAATATCGGAGCGATTCCATCACGTCGGCAAAAGGAAAACGACGGTTAACCGGCATTAACTTAGAACGAAGCGCATCATTTGGCGCGTGGATCGAAATGGCAAGATTAATTTGAGTGCCTTCATCTGCAAACTTATAAATGTTCGGAACAATACCGCTCGTTGATACAGTAATATGCCGTTGTCCGATGTTCAAGCCCTTTTCATGAATCATAATCCGTAAAAATTTCATCGTAGCTTCATAGTTCTCAAACGGCTCACCCGTTCCCATAATAACAATACTGCTCACGCGTTCCCCACGAGTATCCAAAATCCTCTGAGCCTGAACCACTTGAGCTACAATCTCACCTGCAGTCAAATCTCGCTTCAATCCACCAAGTGTGGATGCGCAGAAGGTACATCCTACTCTACAGCCTACTTGAGTCGTTAC is part of the Paenibacillus segetis genome and encodes:
- the rpmB gene encoding 50S ribosomal protein L28 — encoded protein: MSRKCYVTGKTQGSGNHVSHANNRNRRSWGVNVQKVRILVDGKPKRVYVSTRALKSGKLTRV
- the spoVM gene encoding stage V sporulation protein SpoVM — encoded protein: MKFYTFRLPKFLGGFVKAVLNTFHKN
- the rpe gene encoding ribulose-phosphate 3-epimerase; translated protein: MTNIIIAPSILSADFAKLGEEVAEVECGGADWLHVDVMDGHFVPNLTFGPLVMEAIAPHTKLPLDVHLMIENPEQYIPAFAKAGAQVITVHAEACVHLHRVLHMIKEHGVKAGVALNPATPVSAIREVLEDVDLVLVMTVNPGFGGQAFIPGTVRKIKELREWKQQNSKDFHIEVDGGITAATAPLVVEAGADVLVAGSAVFGQADRGAAMAAIRSSVNLPL
- the rsgA gene encoding ribosome small subunit-dependent GTPase A translates to MPEGLIVKALSGYYYVKPADLTQNDNIQCRGRGILRKDGVTPLVGDRVIYSLTENGEGMVDEILPRISELVRPPIANAKLAVLLFSLREPDLNLQLLDKFLVHIEHSGLRTLICLTKEDLLAQDKKHQAKDVTEQVAELYKSIGYDVIVTSSITGLGTAEVRNYLAGEISVFSGQSGVGKSTLLNAMLPDLSLETGEISMRLGRGRHTTRHVELIELDNGGYVADTPGFSQLDFLELGVEELSTCFREFQQYAENCKFRGCSHLHEPGCKVKQALEDGKISASRYEHYVQFHEEMKEKKRRY
- the pknB gene encoding Stk1 family PASTA domain-containing Ser/Thr kinase is translated as MIGHELGGRYQIIERIGGGGMALVYKARDILLNRNVAIKVLRQQFVNDEEFIRRFRREAQSAASLSHSNIVSVYDVGQEDEIHYIVMEYIEGQNLNEIIKERAPLQIEEAVRIASQIADALDHAHHNQIIHRDIKPHNILIGRNGRVKVTDFGIARAATSSTITQTGSVVGSVHYFSPEHAKGVATGEKSDLYSLGIVLYQMLTGRLPFLGESPISVALKHLQEHFEEPRLVNPMIPQSVENIILKSMRKNPNERYQSAREMLRDLETCLLPERRQESKLAFVDDDDEDSTRIIPAIKPQGRNSGGNSSKLSRDSQFSDERDNEPKKNSWGKPVLWVSLTVLLLAAMIGVVWYVKTTLTVPDVTVPNVINLEETLAISTLGEKGLEVGKVDRIYKEGIAEGIVYDQSKPEGSSVKKGSSIDLMVGGPQPLEKMPSLNDLTYEQAVEQLIERGVDQASIKKDEQFHNDIEAGKVIEQNPAANEEFDPAIVQVVLTVSKGKEEVKMQNLIGKTQAEAEAILAQLGLKVAKDGIKQEPSFEVEAGKVTQQWPTAAGDMVTPGTEFILTISSGYPPEAINYTFEVPVAPAEDGKKSKIRIIYDDARGDNREWGTRGIGKPQYLSIDLILSPNKNGVVKVERDGILIDTYPISYFDAKQGTVPIPDLPVSGGTDNNSYNPENVEGNSNNG
- a CDS encoding Stp1/IreP family PP2C-type Ser/Thr phosphatase is translated as MIRTVYVSDVGRVRSVNEDNAWVAPLENGYTLGIVADGMGGHQAGETASQLAVETMVQDLSTLPADLSLQDCDNALKQAILHANEVVYQKSQENVEYHNMGTTVVAVLLKNQAGIIGHIGDSRAYLFRQGNVVQLTDDHSLVNELVKNKQISEEEASVHPRRNVLTRALGTDEQVTVDMDPLTLELGDILLLCSDGLSNYVTTEQMTMKLGSDSRSLKEKADDLLQLALNAGGDDNITVALLEFHEEAGSSTKEWNS
- the rlmN gene encoding 23S rRNA (adenine(2503)-C(2))-methyltransferase RlmN, with amino-acid sequence MKPFIYNYTLEELQEWAVQQGESAFRGGQIFDWLYVKRVDSFEQMSNLSKELRQKLDEQFSFVTLNEITKFESKDGTVKFLFGLHDDHAIETVVMKHNYGNSICVTTQVGCRVGCTFCASTLGGLKRDLTAGEIVAQVVQAQRILDTRGERVSSIVIMGTGEPFENYEATMKFLRIMIHEKGLNIGQRHITVSTSGIVPNIYKFADEGTQINLAISIHAPNDALRSKLMPVNRRFPFADVMESLRYYIAKTGRRVSFEYALIGGVNDRPEHAEELADVLKDMLCHVNLIPVNHVPERKYVRTSRNDIFQFQRILADKGINVTIRREQGHDIAAACGQLRAKHMESGTR